In the genome of Photobacterium sp. TLY01, one region contains:
- a CDS encoding phosphatase PAP2 family protein — translation MAVTVLVPIQRFDYAFSSLCLCHRFNQPVATLSRIISRSGDGPLYLLFGLLAWVFDRQQGGQVLGLGLLAFLLELPVYLLLKNTFKRNRPAQLPSFIQPSDKYSLPSGHTAAAFLMASLISTFYPAAAWLVWPWAMLIGFSRVLLGVHFITDIVAGALLGMMCFDVVKGAI, via the coding sequence ATGGCAGTGACTGTTTTAGTACCCATTCAGCGCTTTGATTATGCCTTTTCCAGTTTATGTCTGTGTCACCGCTTTAACCAGCCGGTGGCGACACTGAGCCGGATAATCTCCCGTTCGGGCGACGGGCCCTTGTACTTACTGTTTGGCTTGCTGGCCTGGGTATTTGACCGGCAACAGGGCGGTCAGGTCTTAGGTCTGGGGTTACTGGCTTTTCTGCTGGAATTGCCTGTCTACCTGCTATTGAAAAACACCTTTAAACGCAATCGTCCGGCGCAGTTGCCCAGTTTTATTCAACCTTCTGACAAATACAGCCTGCCGTCCGGTCACACCGCTGCCGCTTTTCTGATGGCGTCTTTAATTTCTACTTTTTACCCGGCTGCAGCCTGGCTGGTCTGGCCCTGGGCCATGCTGATCGGATTCTCCCGTGTGCTGCTGGGCGTGCATTTTATTACCGATATTGTGGCGGGCGCCTTGCTTGGCATGATGTGCTTTGATGTCGTCAAGGGGGCGATATGA